CCGAGAACGAGAAGGATCTCGAGCAATTCGAGGCCACGCCGGAGCGAAAAGCCTTGGGGGACCGTTTGCGGCTGACGGCGGAACGTATCCGGGAGATGGCGGCAGGGATTCGTGACATTGCGCGATTGCCGGATCCGCTCGGAGATACGCCGAAGATGTGGACGCGGCCGAACGGGATGCAAGTGGGCCGCATGCGTGTGCCGATCGGGGTCATCGGGATCATTTATGAAGCGCGTCCGAATGTGACCGCGGATTCGGCCGCCCTGTGTCTCAAGTCCGGAAACGTCTGTATTCTGCGAGGCGGATCCGAAGCCCTGCATTCGAACGTGGCCATTGCCAAGGTGTTGAGCGAATCGGCGGAGAAGGCTGGCGTGCCGGCGGGCGCGATTACATTCGTTGATCGTGCGGAGCGTGAAGTTGTCCAACTGTTGCTCAAGCAGGACCGGTATATCGATCTCATCATTCCGAGAGGCGGGGAATCGCTGATGAAGACGATCGCCGAACATGCGACGATCCCGGTGCTCAAACACGACAAGGGAGTCTGCCACACTTATGTCGATGTGGATGCCGATCCCGAGGTGGCCGAGCGGATCTGTTTGAATGCAAAAGTGCAGCGCCCTTCGACGTGCAACGCCATGGAGACCCTGTTGGTCCACCACAGTATCGCGCGCACCTGGCTGCCGCTTCTGGTGGAGAAACTCACAGCGGCGAAGGTGGACGTCCGTGGTTGTGCGAAGACCTGCCAGTTGTGTCCAGAGGTGACGCCGGCCGCTGACGACGATTTCGGCCGCGAATTTCTGGATCTGATCCTCGCGATCAAAGTGGTCAAGACCATGGACGAAGCCTTGGAGCACATCGCCACCTACGGATCCCAGCATACCGAGGCGATTGTGACCAAGGACTATGCCCGCGCGATGCGGTTTCTGCGCGAGGTCGATGCCGGCGCGGTACTCGTGAATGCCTCGACCAGGCTGAACGACGGCTACCAATTCGGCCTAGGGGCGGAAATCGGCATCAGCACGTCGCGGCTCCACGCCCGAGGCCCGATGGGGCTTGAAGAATTGACCTGTTCAAAATTTGTGGTGCTCGGGAGCGGTCAAATCCGCGAGTAAATGCCGCCTGATTCCTTGGTACACGAGATTCTCAGGCGTCCCGGCACGCTCACCTTTCCCTCCAATCTCACGGACCTGCCACACCTGACGGCTGTGGCGGGATCCGTTTCTCAACAACCGACCGGCCATCTCGTCGTCTATGGAAGCCATGGCCGCCGTATTTGTGCCACCGATCCGGACGGTCATCCCTTGCATGAATGTGAATGGGGGCCCGTCGATGGTGCGCTCCGCCTTCTGCGGGCAAGGGTGCATCTTGACTGGGGCGCGTGGGTCGGGCTGACTCCCAGTGGCCTGGTGAATACCATGACCCTGGACTTGTCGCGCAAGCCGGGGTGGCAACGACTGAGGGCGGACGATCTTCGTGGCATGGCGGCGCAAGCGATGCGGGTTCCGCTGGAGGAAGTCCGGTTCTTTTATACTGATCAGGACGTGACCATCGGTCAAAAAGGCGCCGCCACGATCCGGCATCGGAAGGACGCGATCTACTTTCTGCCGGACGGGACGTTCGATTCCAAGCAATTCATGGCCTGTATGGGAGCCATGCATTGGGAGGAGATCGACTTTCTTCCAGTGGTGGAGCTGTTTCTCTCGCTGCTGCCCGGCACCGGGTCGGCGCTGTTTGAATTGATTCGCGGGCTGTATGACGATCAGAACCGGACGAAACCCGCGCCACGGGCTCTGCGGTATCGAGGCATCCCCACTTATCCGTCCGAGGCGGCCTACCGGCTGTTCAGCAACTTTTTCTCCCCGCAGATCCCCGGCGGGGGCGATCCCTTTCCCCTGTTCATGGATCCTCCCCGGTCGCACATGGTGACCTGGCTTCCGATGCCGGATACGCCCAGACGGCATGTCGATGCGACACAGAAGCTCTGTGTGACGATTCACGGGCAACGAATCTTGAAGGCCACCTGCTGGGATGATCCGGCCGGACTCTCCTATCAACCGTTCGACCGGCGAGGCGCGGCGCCCTGCGAGCGTGGAGTGGCGGTTGAGCAGGAGCAGCTCCTGTTGGTGGATCGAGGTACCCGCCGGCTGCTTCCGTTGGGCCACAGCTGGGGAATTGTGACCGGACCGCCACTGGTCGGCGCTGCTCGGGTTGGCATCGATTGGACGGCTGTATTCGGAGGGGCCGCGCCGGTGGTGAGGCCGGACGAGGCGTTTGGCGCGGTGCTGCTCTATCCGGACGATGAACGTGAGATCGGTGAATTGCCGACGCAGCCGTTCGTAGCGGACTATCTGCAGGACCTCATCGAGCAGGATCGCCCGCTGGCTGCGCAGGTAGGGCGGGCAGGTCATCAGTTGATCAGCGGATTCGACGCGGCAATAACGACCTGTATTGGAAGCGACCGCCCGCGTGCCTGCACCGTGCTCTACGACCACCCGGCGTTCGCGCAGCGGCAGGCGCAGATGTTATGGAACCTGTGGGCCCGCGCACAACGATTGGACTGGTTCTCCCTGGTGCGCATGATCGCCCGTGCCGATGAGAGCAGCGATCCGAACAACAGAACGTACGATCTCGCCTACGAGTGGACACCCTTCAGCCACTATGACAAACCGGATGCAGTGGCTGCGCGGATGCAGCAACTTGCCCGGCAACTCCTGCCCGGCGCCGTCGCGTTTATCGTCGGCCCTTCGACGGTAGCAGACGGATGTCGAGCCGCCGGGATGCACGTCCAGGCGATCACGCCGGTGGCATCGCTGCCGACGTTTCGGATGCATCAGAGCGTGCTTCCCCGCGCGCAGCTGAAGCCCGGCGTCATGCTGTTTCAGATCGCGCGGCCCTGAACGGATGTGCGATGGAATGGTCCCATTGAATTGAGCTACAGTGAGCGCGAAGTTCCTGTTACAATTCCGGCTCGGCATGTGTGTGCGGCTACAGGGTCCTCCAGGTTTCTCGACAGAAGGAGCAGCGTGCATATGAGATGGCGTCACGATCTGAATAGTTCAGGCTCTCGTCGTACCGGGACGGTGACCGATTCTTGGGGCACTCAGCTCAATAGACTGAGATCCTGCGGAGGATTTTCCTTCATCGAGGTCATGATCGTCGTGGTGATCCTCGCGATCCTGGCGACGCTGTTGATTCCTCGCGTGATGGGGCGCACCGAAGATGCCAAACGAGCCGCGGCCAAGGCGCAAATTTCGAATATTGACAGTGCCCTTCAACTCTACAAGCTCGACAACGGCAATATTCCTACAACCGAGCAGGGCTTGAAGGCCCTGGTCGAGCGACCTGCGTCAGGTCCTGCTGCCCCAAACTGGAAGGCCGGCGGATATCTTCCCAAAGTGCCGGTCGATCCTTGGGGCGCTCCCTACAAGTACACGACTCCGTCCACACAGGGCGGCGAGTTTGAGATCATTTCCTTTGGGGCCGACGGGGTCCCGGGCGGTGAAGGGAAAAACGCCGACATTGTAAGTTGGGATCTCGATCGCAACTAATCCTCCTGCCGTCCCCCTCCCTCTGACCCGGTAGTTGTGACGAAACATTCGCGCACGCCGTCTTCCTTCCGGGCTTCCCTGAACCGACTCAAGGTTCTGACCTCGCTGACCGATGAGAAGAGGAGGAAGATCCTGCCGGGAGGAGAGGCTGATGCGACGTGTGGTTTTTGTGGACGATGCGCCCGAGATCTTGAAGCATCTACAACGGACCTTGGCCCCGATGCAGGGTGAATGGGCGATGGGGTTCTACCCTTCCGCCACGGCCGCATTGGCCGCCATCCGTGAGACCCCCTGCGACGTGGTGGTGTCGGATATGACGATGCCGGGGATGGACGGCGCTCAATTTCTCGGCGAGGTGCGCACGGTCTGTCCACAGGCGACCCGCATCGTGTTGTCAGGCGACCAGAGCCCTGCCAATTATCTGCGGTCCGCGTCGGTCGCACATCGATTTCTTCAGAAGCCGTTCGACGTCGCCACGTTGAAAGCGACCATTGAGAAGGCGGAGGCATTGCGGGACGTGCTGGCTAATCCAGCGCTTCGCAGCCTGGCGAACGAAATCAAAACGCTGCCGAGTCTCCCGTCGATCTACCGGGAGTTGACGAAGGAGATGCAGGCTCCGCAGGCCTCGTTGAAAAAGGCCTCCCGCATTGTGGCCAAAGATCTCGGCATGGTCACGAAGATCCTGCAGCTGGTGAATTCCGCGTTCTTCGGCCTTCGCACCCATGTGTCCGATCCGGAGCAGGCGGTGGCGCTGCTCGGATTCGATACGATCAAGTCATTGGTGCTCTCCAGTCAGGTTTTCGCGCAGTTCGACCAGGCGCAGCTCCCGTCGTTTTCGTTGGATGAGTTATGGCGGCATGCGATGCTCGCCGGCACCTGCGCGCGACGAATTGCGAAGGAGGCCGGTTCGAGTCAAGCGGTGATGGACGAAGCCTTTACGGCCGCCTTGCTCCATGACGTCGGGGTATTGGTACTGGTGGCTAACAAACCCGACGACTACGCGCGAGTCCTGGATCTGATGCAGATGAAACAGATGCCTGATTGGGAAGCCGAGCGGCAGGTGTTCGGGGCCGATCATGCTCATGTCGGGGCCTATCTGCTTGGAATCTGGGGCCTGGGAGACGGCATCGTGGAAGCGGTGGCCTATCACCATCATCCTGACGACTACAAGGGATCCGGCTTTTGCGCCGTGACCGCCGTGCATGTGGCGAATGCTATGGCTGAAGCACAGGCCCTGCCAGGTGAGAACACGATCGAAGTCCCAGGTCTGGATCAGCAGTACCTGGTGCGCGAACAGTTTCAGTCTCAGCTCACACGATGGCGCGAACTCTGTATCGCGGCCTGATTCTACCCGCTCCATCTTGACCCCCGCGCGTGGCCGGCAGTACAACCGAACATCTTCGTTTTTTTGTGATTGAAAAGCTTCATAGGAGGAGCCCTGTGGGACTTGCCTCGATCATCGGTCTGCTGACATGCGGATTCATGCTCCTGTGCGCGCCCCTGAGTCTCGCCGGCTCCATCAGGGTCGATCTGGGGGTCGAGCAGGGCCCGATGAACCATCGAGCCAACGGGTATCTGGTCAGCATCGAACCGACAGACCCACCGATGGAGCTGATTCTTCCGTTGAAGCCCACCAGTTTTCGCGGAAACACCGGATATGTGTTGAACAACTATGACCGGCTCAAGCAGGCCGGGGTGACGGAGTTTCAGCTGACCCTCGGACTGGTCTTCGAGCATCGCGCCCTACAGATTTTTGATATCAATCAGATCGGTCTCGACGGGAACTATCAGCCCTGGTTGGTGCATGTGGATCATGTGATCGATCAAGTGCTGCAACGGCAACTGTCGGTGATCTGGGATATTTACAATGAACCCGATCTTGCAGCGGTTCCTCTCAATGACAACGAACGACTCAAAGAAGGCTGGCGGCTGGCCTATCAGCGCATCAAGCAGCGGATTCCCGGCGCGCAGATCGTCGGGCCGAGCGTGAGTCGATACCGGCTACTCAAGCCCTTTCTGGAGTGGAGTGATTCGCAGGGGGTCTTTCCCGACGTCGTGGCCTATCATGAATATGCGGATCCATCGGATGCCATCAGGTACGTGAATGATTTGCGCGACTACTTGAAGGCTCACGGTCTGGCGCGGCCGATTTCAGTGAACGAGATCCTGGGGCAGGAGTCCTGGACAATTGCCGGTTATACAGCGGGGGTGATTGCCGCCTATGAGCGGGCGGACATCCTCAGCGCGATGCGCTCCTGTTGGCCTGATCCTCAGGACATGAGCCGGAGCTACGTGGAAAATACCTGTGATAACCCTACGCTGGACGGATTGTTGTATGTCGATCGGAAGCAGAAACGGCCGGGGTGGCACGTCTACAAGACCTATGCGGAGATGGAGGGTGTCCGGCTGTACGCGATGACGGATAGTCCCAAGCTCCATGCCCTCGCCGCGCTGGATAAGACCGCCGGCACGTTACGACTCTTGTTGGGCAAATACGAGGACGATTCGCCTGGCGACACACAAGTCGTGCTGAAGAATATCGGGCGTCTGTTTTCCTCGCAGCATAGCGGGACGGTGCATCTCTGCGCTGAGCAAATACCAGATGTAGGATCCGGTCCCCTCGAAGCGCCTGTCGTCACGCTCGATCGTGCGCTCTCAGTGGAACATGATGAGCTCTCGTTCACGCTGCCTCACTTCTATCATTCCGATGCCTATCGGGTCGTCCTGAGCCTCTCCGAACCGTGCCGCGTTTCGCATTGATTGGATCAGTCGACCGACTCACCGGCTGCTGACGCCGGACGTATGCAGTGCCCGTTCACAATCGAAGCAACGCATCCGAACGCGGTTGCTAGGTGTCAGAGGAAAGCAGTTCCCGTTTAAAGAAACCAAGCAAGACGGCATGTGCCGGCGGATCTGTGAGTGGTGTCACGAAGCGCTCATCGTGCGTAAAAGGAACGGCTTACTTCACCAGGGGATGGCCGGCCTGTTGCCACTCATCGAAGCTCATCACGACGGCCGTGGTATTGGTGAACCCCAACTCCGCAAGTGACTGGGCCGCGAGGGACGCGCGGTTGCCGTTTTGGCATTGCAGGTAGACAGGTCTGTTCGTGTCCGGGTTGGCTGGAAACCCGACCTGTTTCCAGATCTGAAATTCGACAAGCCCACGGGCAATGTTGACCGCCCCCGGCACATGTCCGGCCGCAAACTCCTGGGGCTCGCGTACGTCTATAATGAATGCCTCGCCAGGATTCTCCACGACTTTCCGATACTCCTCCAGGCCGATCGTTTTGACTTGCTTCCGAGCCGCGTGAATTTTTTGTGTGACCGACGGAGGAAAGTTTTGTGCGATCGCCGGTGATGGACCGGACAGCGCCATTGCGATCGCGACAAATATGGATGCCGTGAACAAGTGGTTCATAGGTTCTTCCTCTTCATCAGGTATGAGAATGGGAACGGTTCCGATGCCGGCGTGGTCGTTACAACGCAGAGTCTACGCCGTTCCCGCGAATGGCTCAAGGCACGAACGTACATGGCGTGCGGAGAAACTCCCTGCCTGCAGGCCTATACGAAGCGTCTGCGATGGTTCGGGGAGGGGACCCGACATGCATCGGTTTTGCCCATCCACCGGTACCGATGACGCGCAACATAATCGTACAGCGCATCACGCAGGGGGCGTGGAATCAGGATGCCGAGATAGAAGAGGGGCCAGAAGCCAGGGAGGTGCCGCACAATTCTCAGCGCGGCCGTGGATTTGGTGTAGACGCGGGCCTCCTCCAGCAGGAGGAAGGTGGAAAAGTCTTCGGTCGGAAGCTGCCGTCTATGCAGAATCTGTTGCCCCTGGTCGGATTGAAGGGTGCCGAACTTGAACGTCTCGTGGGGATCGTGATCGATCAATAAACTCACCCAGGCATGGCACCAATTGCACACACCATCGAACACAACGACGTGCTCGTGCCTGGCCCATTCATGAGATTCCGGATCAAATTTGCCTGTCATTGGCTGCATTCCCGCTGAGGCGACTGCTGATTCTTCTCTCCACGAATTGAAATCACATTGTTCAGACGACCTCACCACCGGCATTGTACCGGTTCAGGAACAGACCGGTCCACAATCTCGATTTCTCTACTGTGTCGGCGTATGCTTTTGCGGGAGGCGACCCGCAAGTTCTGGCCGGGCGGGTGTATGGCTGCGGTCGGGGAGCGAGGCAACCACGCGCGGACAAGAAAAACGGGTGCAGCATGAAGGGTACAGGATTTTTCACCGGTCTCGTAGTCGGCATCGTGGCCACCGTTCTGTTGAGTCAGGGGACGATGAGTGTCGCGAGCAAGGAGGCGGGGACAGCCCCCTGTTTGCCGGCCGATATGGTCGCGGATTATGTGCATAGCGTGATCCAAGCCGATCGGGAGTTCTACACCACCGACATTGTGGAGCGGATGCAGTTGCGGGGAATCGTCTTTGCCGCAGAAAACTGGAGAGAGACCTCCAGGCTTCCCCTTCCTGCTCAGTTCTTGCTCGAATCGGGTCGGCTCGTTGCGCAGCAACGCAATGGCATTCGATTCCGGCTCATCAGCAATTGGGCGATCAATAAGACGAATCGTCCGGCCACCGACTTCGAGCGAGCCGGTCTGACCGAGATCCTGATCAATCCTGATCGTCCCCATACCGGTGTGACGACCGAGGGGGGCAGATCCGTCTTCCAGGCTCTCTACCCGGACAAGGCCCTGTCCCAGACCTGTGTGAGTTGCCACAACGCGCACCCCAACAGTCCAAAGAAAGATTTCAAGCCGCATGACGTGATGGGGGGAATCCTGCTGACCCTTCCGCTCCCCCGCTAACCAGCGCAGCGAGGCCAGACCGCCTTTCGAGCGTGTGAACGGGGGCGGTGTGGGCCGGCAGTGCGTCGGAACGCGCCGGCAGCCTGCTGAGGATATCTTAAGGAGAGACTCTATGCCGGACATCGTCCACGCGCAATTTACGCACACGAATGCGTACCTCACGCAACTCATCGAGCAATTTGCCCGGATCGACCAGCAAATCGAGAATGGGGAAACGATCACCATCAACATGAGCGACGGCGACCGATCGATGTCCCTCACGGTCAGTCGTGACAAGGTCGTTGAGCGTGCTACTCCACCGCAGGGGCCCGCGACGGGCAAGGCTCCGGCGTTGGCCGAGAACGAGAGTCTCGTAGCCGCTCTCACCAAATCGTTCAGCTTCGACATCGGTGAAGGGAATCGGAAGATTTCCACCCGCGAGATTCAATCTCATCTCACAAACGCGGCAGCGTCGAAACCAGCCGTCGGCTCCGGGGCGAATCTACGCCTG
This is a stretch of genomic DNA from Nitrospira sp.. It encodes these proteins:
- the gspG gene encoding type II secretion system major pseudopilin GspG, producing the protein MRWRHDLNSSGSRRTGTVTDSWGTQLNRLRSCGGFSFIEVMIVVVILAILATLLIPRVMGRTEDAKRAAAKAQISNIDSALQLYKLDNGNIPTTEQGLKALVERPASGPAAPNWKAGGYLPKVPVDPWGAPYKYTTPSTQGGEFEIISFGADGVPGGEGKNADIVSWDLDRN
- a CDS encoding DUF3365 domain-containing protein; the encoded protein is MKGTGFFTGLVVGIVATVLLSQGTMSVASKEAGTAPCLPADMVADYVHSVIQADREFYTTDIVERMQLRGIVFAAENWRETSRLPLPAQFLLESGRLVAQQRNGIRFRLISNWAINKTNRPATDFERAGLTEILINPDRPHTGVTTEGGRSVFQALYPDKALSQTCVSCHNAHPNSPKKDFKPHDVMGGILLTLPLPR
- a CDS encoding HDOD domain-containing protein, which translates into the protein MRRVVFVDDAPEILKHLQRTLAPMQGEWAMGFYPSATAALAAIRETPCDVVVSDMTMPGMDGAQFLGEVRTVCPQATRIVLSGDQSPANYLRSASVAHRFLQKPFDVATLKATIEKAEALRDVLANPALRSLANEIKTLPSLPSIYRELTKEMQAPQASLKKASRIVAKDLGMVTKILQLVNSAFFGLRTHVSDPEQAVALLGFDTIKSLVLSSQVFAQFDQAQLPSFSLDELWRHAMLAGTCARRIAKEAGSSQAVMDEAFTAALLHDVGVLVLVANKPDDYARVLDLMQMKQMPDWEAERQVFGADHAHVGAYLLGIWGLGDGIVEAVAYHHHPDDYKGSGFCAVTAVHVANAMAEAQALPGENTIEVPGLDQQYLVREQFQSQLTRWRELCIAA
- a CDS encoding glutamate-5-semialdehyde dehydrogenase encodes the protein MEQDLTESPVPELEAPVEVLTPEEYVATLVKKAKGAAGRLSSLPTAVKNQALEDMADGLEEHEAELLAENEKDLEQFEATPERKALGDRLRLTAERIREMAAGIRDIARLPDPLGDTPKMWTRPNGMQVGRMRVPIGVIGIIYEARPNVTADSAALCLKSGNVCILRGGSEALHSNVAIAKVLSESAEKAGVPAGAITFVDRAEREVVQLLLKQDRYIDLIIPRGGESLMKTIAEHATIPVLKHDKGVCHTYVDVDADPEVAERICLNAKVQRPSTCNAMETLLVHHSIARTWLPLLVEKLTAAKVDVRGCAKTCQLCPEVTPAADDDFGREFLDLILAIKVVKTMDEALEHIATYGSQHTEAIVTKDYARAMRFLREVDAGAVLVNASTRLNDGYQFGLGAEIGISTSRLHARGPMGLEELTCSKFVVLGSGQIRE
- a CDS encoding rhodanese-like domain-containing protein, which codes for MNHLFTASIFVAIAMALSGPSPAIAQNFPPSVTQKIHAARKQVKTIGLEEYRKVVENPGEAFIIDVREPQEFAAGHVPGAVNIARGLVEFQIWKQVGFPANPDTNRPVYLQCQNGNRASLAAQSLAELGFTNTTAVVMSFDEWQQAGHPLVK
- a CDS encoding thiol-disulfide oxidoreductase DCC family protein; translation: MTGKFDPESHEWARHEHVVVFDGVCNWCHAWVSLLIDHDPHETFKFGTLQSDQGQQILHRRQLPTEDFSTFLLLEEARVYTKSTAALRIVRHLPGFWPLFYLGILIPRPLRDALYDYVARHRYRWMGKTDACRVPSPNHRRRFV